The sequence TGGGCTCGACATTGTCGGCATCTATCCAGACTATCAATCCGCGCACACGGCGTGGAAGGCCAAGGCGCAAGCCAGCGTGGACAATGCCCATATGCGTTATTTCGTTGTTCATCTGCACCGTCTGCTGGATCCCGACAACAAGGCTGTCGGTTGACTTCGATGGAGCATGACCTGGCGAAAGGGCCAGCCAGCGAGGCCGCGCCCACGGGCAGGGGCGGCAGCCGCGCGACCAAGGCGTTCTGGCGCAAGGTGCGCGAACCGCTGGCGCAGTCGCGATTCGTCAAGAACGCCATTGCCAGCCTGCTCGCGCAGTTCGTGCGGCTGGTTCGCCTGACCAGCCCTCTGGTTGCCGGATCGGCGCGCTTTTCGGGCGGCGCCTATGCCGAATTCGAGCCCGGCATCATCGCCTTGTGGCACGGCCAGCATCTTTTGACGCCGGCCTATTATCCCAAGCGCAAACCGCTGGTCGCCATGGTGTCGCGCAGCGCTGATGCCGAGCTCAACGCGCTGATGCTGGAGAAATTCGGCATCGAGGCGGTGCGCGGTTCCGGTGGGCGTGACAATGCCAGGCATCTCGACAAGGGCGGGGCCAAGGCCCTCATCGCCCTCAAAAAGTCGCTCACCGCAGGCAAGAACGTCGCCATGATCGCAGACATTCCGCACGGTACGCCACGCGACGCAGGGCTTGGTATCGTTCTCCTGGCGCGCCTCTCGGGCCGGCCGCTGCTGCCTGTCGCCATTGCCACCAGCCGCCGCAAGGTGCTGGAAAAGAGCTGGGACAAGACCACCATCAACCTGCCGTTCGGCCGTTCCGCCGTGACCATCGGCGCGCCGATCTTCGTAGCGCCGGATGCCGACGACGCCGAAATGGAGCGCAAGCGCCAGGAAGTGACCACCGCCCTCAATGCCGCGACGGCCGAGGCCTACCGTCTCGTGGATGGCCGGCGATGAGCGGTCGCTGGGCGCGCGCCATGCTGACGGCATACCGTTTCGCCGGTGCTGCGGCCTATCCGCTGGTCGGGCCCTATGTCGCCTGGCGCACTTCGCGCGGCAAGGAGGACCGCAACCGTCGCCGCGAGCGCTACGGCGTCGCCGGCCGCCCGCGCCCCGAAGGGCCTGTCATCTGGATCCATGCCGCGAGCGTCGGCGAGACCATAGCTGTCGTGCCGCTGGTCGAAAGCATCCTCGACTATGGCGTCAACATCGTGCTGACGACCGGCACGGTGACATCGGCCCAGGTTGCCGACGAGCGGCTCGGCGACCGCATCATCCACCAATATGTGCCGCTCGACCTGAAGCCGGCGGTCAGCCGGTTCCTCGACCACTGGCGGCCGGACCTGGCGATCATCGCCGAATCCGAGATCTGGCCGATGACCATCCTCGAGCTTGGCGCGCGCCATGTGCCGCAGGTGCTGGTCAATGGCAGGCTGTCCGACCGCTCGTTCACCTCGTGGAAGAAGCGCGCCAACATCGCCGAGGCATTGTTCGAGAACCTCGCCCATGTCGTTGCCCAGTCCGATGTCGACGGCGAGCGTTTTCGCGCGCTCGGTGCTCGGCCGGTCACGGTGTCGGGCAATCTCAAGGTCGACACCAACCCGCCACCTGTCGACGAACGGGTATTGGCCAGTTTGCAGCGGCAGATCGGCGCCCGCCCGACCTGGGCGGCGATCTCGACCCATGACGGCGAGGAAGTGGTCGCGGCAGAAGTCCACGCAACGCTGCACAAGCGTCACCACGGCCTGCTGACGATCGTCGTTCCGCGCCATCCCGATCGTGCGGAGGCCCTTGCCGCGCAGATTTCCGGCATGGGGCTGAAGGTTGCGCGGCGCAGCAAGGGCGACCGTATCGGGCCAGACACAGATATCCTGCTCGGCGATACGATCGGCGAGATGGGGCTCTATCTCCGGTTGACCGAGATCGCCTTCGTCGGCCGCTCGCTGACCTCCGAGGGTGGTCAGAATCCGCTCGAGCCGGCCATGCTCGACACGGCGGTTCTGGCGGGGCGCAATGTGCAGAATTTCCGCGAGGCCTATCAGCGCCTGATCGACAGCGGCGGCGCCAAGCTGGTGCGCGATCGCGACATGCTGGCCGGCGCCGTCAATTTTCTGCTGACCAACGAAGTCGCTCGTCACGAGATGATGGCGGCGGGGATCGCGACCGTCGATGAGATGCGCGGCGCGCTGGCGCGCACGCTGAAATCGCTCGAACCCTATATCCAGCCGCTGGTCGTCAAGTCGCGCCTGAAGGGCGCCAACGGGCGCTAGCGTGGCCTCCGAAGCACCACCATTCTGGTGGGAAGAGCCGGACTGGAAAGTCCTGGCGCTGTCGCCGCTGTCGGCCGTCTATGCGATGGTCGCCGGCCGCGGCATGCGGCGGGCCCGGCGCGAGAAGATCGAGGCGCCGGTTCTGTGCATCGGCAATTTCACCGTCGGCGGCACCGGCAAGACGCCGGTTGCCATCGCGCTTGCGCAACAGGCCAAGCGCATGCAGCTGAAGCCCGGTATCCTGTCGCGTGGCCATGGCGGCTCCTTCGCCGAGCCGCATGTCGTCGATGCCGATCACGATGCCGCCAAGCATGTCGGCGACGAGCCGCTGCTTCTGGCCGAACATGCCCCGGTGGCGGTGACGCCGAACCGTGCCGCCGGCGCCCGGCTGCTGCTAGAAAAACACGGCTGCGATTTCCTGATCATGGATGATGGTTTTCAGAGCGCGCGCATCCACATCGACTATGCGCTGATCGTGGTCGACGCCCGCTACGGGATCGGCAATGGCCGTGTCATTCCGGGCGGTCCGCTCAGGGCAAAAATCGTCGACCAGCTGGTCTTCACCAGCGGGTTGCTGAAGATGGGCGAGGGCACCGCCGCCGACGCCGTGGTGCGCCAGGCAGCGCGCGCCGGCCGGCCGATCTTCGAGGCGCATACGGAGCCAAGCAGCAAAACGGGGCTTGCCGGAAAACGGTTCCTGGCCTTCGCCGGCATCGGCCATCCCGATAAATTCTTCGACACGGTGCGGACGGCTGGCGGCGAGGTGGTTCTCTCAAAACCCTTTCCGGACCATCATTTCTATGCCGAGGACGAGCTTGCCGAACTGGCGGCGACGGCACGCGCCGAAGGCCTCGGCCTCATCACCACCGCCAAGGACGCCGCCCGGTTGCGCCATGGCGCCTCACAGGATTTTCTCGACAAACTCGAGGTGCTGGAAATCGGCACGGTTTTCGAACTTGACCAGGTTCCCGAGCGAATCATCGAAGAAACGCTCGATGCCTGGCGGCAGCGCAAGTTGAGAGGCTAGCTCCGCTTGCGCAGCTCCGGATGCATCTCGATTTCGCGGCGCAGCGAGGCGGTGGCGTTGGCGTAAGGCTCCTGCCTGGCGACGCTCCAGTATTTCAACTCGTCCAGGGGGATGTTTTCCCCGGTCACCGCGCAGCGCACGAACGAGCCGGGGCTGGTGACCTGGAAATCGCCATCGAGATAGCGGATGCGGGCTTCCTTGCCGCCCGGGCCTTCGAAACGGTTCATCATGCGGTGGTGCCAAGGTTCATGCAGATTTCATCGCCACAAATCGCCGGCCAGGTCAAGCATGCGACAAGCCTCGGACAATGCTGAGGCACTACGACAGGTGAGAAAAGCGCTTTTATCGGGGGCATGATGGATATTTCTTCCGCCCGCCTGGCTTCCTTGCTGAAGGAGGCGATGACGCCGCAACCCGTGCCGTTGGCGAAAGCCGATCCGGTCAGGACGGCGCTGGTCAGGGAACTGGTCCAGCCGGCCGCGCCCTCTCTGTTCGCTCAACGCACGGCGCCCGCTCTGCTGGCGATGCCCGCGGCGCCGATGGCCGTCAAATCGCAGCAGATTGCTTCGTCGGGCATCGTCGAGGCCTATCAGGCCCAGCTCGACACGCGGGACGAGGCGGTTCTGGCAACGGTCGTAGCGAGGAAAGCAGCGCCCGAAACCGAAACACAGCGCGGCGCCGTGCCGCCGCCTTCGGCGACGGCCAACGACAACGCGCCCGCCAGGGCCGCGGGGGTGTCCTTGCTGTCGTTTATCCCGCCGCAGCCTCCGGTCCCGCAAAACGCCGCCCTGGCAACGCCAGCGGGACGGCATAGGCCCGCCAATCAATCCTACGGTGCGGCGCCGAATCCCGAACGTCTGTTGATGAAGATCGGCTTTGTTTCGATAACGTTCGGTTTATTGGGAATCTTGACCGTTGGCTTCGTTCTGCTGTTGCTTCGTTGATCCTCTGAATCGACTGATCTTGGGCGGGGCCATGAGGCCTATCGCTCGGCTTCGATGAATGCCTCGATCTTGTCCGGCGCCAATCCGGCCTGCTGCGCAATGCGGCGGGCGAGGTCGGCGGCGGCTGCGCGTGGCCGTCCCAGAGGCCGGTCGAGCCAGTATGACACCGGATTGAGCGCGGTACGCTCGTCGACAGCGGTGATGCGGCCCGACTGCAGCTGATGCCCGGTCAGCGGCGGACGCGCCAATGCGATGCCGAGCCCATAGGCGGCGGCATCCAGCACCAGATTATAGTCCTCGAATCGCCGGTCCTGCGGGCGCGGGCGATAGTCCATGCCTTGCGCCGCGAACCAGGCACGCCAGCCGGAGGCGTCGGAATCGTTGATCAGCGGGAATTTGAGCAGCCGGGCCGGGTCGCCACGGCCGATTTCGCGTGCCAGTTCCGGTGAGGCGACCGGGAAGACATGCTCCTCGAACAACTGCACCGAGACACGGCCCGGAATGCCGCCGCGGCCGCAGCGGATCGACAGGTCGATGCCTTCATCGGCAAGGTCGGCCTGGCGGATGTCGACATCGAGCACGATGCGCAGCTTGGTGGGATTGCTCTCCAGTGCCGCCATGCGCGGCATCAACCACAGCCCGCTGACTGAGGGGATCGAGGTCAGCCGCACCACCGCCGTGCCGCGCGGCTCGACCCAGCGGTCGGAATGGCTCGATATCAGCGCGAAAGCCTCAGACGTGCGCAGATGCAGCCGGTTGCCTTCGATCGTCAGCGAGACGCCGCGCGCGCCGCGATCGAACACTTTCAGCCCGAGCCAGTCCTCGAGCTTGGCGATCTGCCGGCTGACGGCGCCGTGGGTGATGTTGAGCTTTTCGGCAGCCGCCGAAAAGCTGCCGGTCCGCGCCGCCGCGTCAAAGGCACGCAGGGTTTCGAGCGGCACCATTGTGTCTGAGCTGTGATCCATAGTCACAGCTGATCCTCGATTTGGTCGTTTGTCAACAAGCGGGAAAAGGCGTTTTGTGGCTTTCAGGTTGGAAGAACACGAGGACAGTGAGATGAGCGCGATGACGGGCACGTTGAATCAGACACAGCGGATGGACACCACGGCTGCCATCGCCGTGGCGCTGACCGTGGTCGGCTGGGCGTCCGCCTTTCCCGCCATTCGTGCCGGCCTCGCCGCCTTCGGTCCCCTGGAACTCGGTGCGCTACGCTTTGCCATCGCCGCGGTACCGGCGGCGATCTTTCTTGCCGTCAAGCGTCCGGCATTGCCCAGGCTCGACGAATTGTGGCGCCTCGCCTTTGGCGGCGCCATTTTCGTCGCACTCTACACCGTCATGCTCAATTTCGGCGAACTGACCGTCTCGGCCGGTGCCGCCGGCTTCATCATCAATGTCAGCCCGATCTTCACTGCCATTATGGCGATGGCATTGCTCTGCGAGCGCTTCTCAGGGTGGGCCTGGTTTGGCACGGCCATTTCTTTCGCCGGCATCGGCATCATCGCTGTGGCCGACGGCAATGGCCTGCACTTCAATGCCGGCGCGCTGCTGGTGCTTGGCTCCGCGCTGTGTTCGGCTGTCAACACGATCGTCCAGAAGCCGCTCTTTGCCCGCCATCATCCACTGACCATCTCAGCCTCGAATATGATCCTTGGCGCACTTTGCCTGTCACCCTTTCTGCCAAGCGGCTTTGCACAGGCTGCCGTTGCCAACACAGCCGGCCTCGGCGCCGTGATCTTTCTCGGCATCGTACCGAGCCTGATCGCCTATGCCGCTTGGGCGACGGCGCTGTCGCGCCTGCCGGCGGCGCGCGCCTCGAACTTCCTCTATCTGGTCTCGCCGATGTCGGCCCTGATCGGCTTCTTCTGGCTGGGCGAAGTGCCAACGCTGCTTGGCATCCTCGGCGGCGCGCTGGCGCTCGGTGGTGTCATCGTGGTGAATTTGAAGCGGTGAAGCAGAGGGTTGGAGTCATTCCTTGACTCGAAAAGAGCCGCCCAAAGCGGCTCTTTTCGGCCCCCACCCGGACCTTCGGTCCGACCTCCCCACAAGGGCAGGGGAATCGCATATGGCGATTTTGGGCTTGAAGTTGGTTTGAGAAGGGATTCTTTGGGAAGGCAGTCCAGCGAGGAGTGACTGCCATTACCAGCCTTGAGAGCTATTTCGGTACGGTGCCTGATCCGCGCGCGGCCAACGCCACACATCGGCTTGGCGACCTGATCGTGATGATGATCGCTGCGAGCCTGTGTGGCGCGACCAGCGCAACGGAGTTTTCGTTGTTCGCGCAAGAGCGCAAACAGGCGCTGTCGCGCTTGATCGACTATGAGGAGGCGCCTAGCCACGACACCTTCTCGCGGCTGTTGCGCCTGCTCGATCCGGAGGCCTTGGGACGGGCGTTCGCCGCCTTTGCCGCAGGCTTTGCCCAGGCACGTCAGGGTGTGGTCGCACTTGATGGCAAGGCGCTGCGGCGGGCCTATGAGAAAGGCCTTGCGGCCAGCCCGCCCCTGACGGTGTCGGCCTTTGCCAGCCAGACGCGGCTGTGTTTGGCGGCGGTCTCGCCCGGCGACGAAGACAATGAGGTCGAGGCTGCCCTCAAGGTCGTCGAACTCATTGATCTTACTGGCCGATTGGTCACGGCCGATGCCCTCCACTGCCACACGCGCATGGCCAAGGCCATCATTCAGCGCGGCGGCGACTATCTGCTCGCACTCAAGGGAAACCGCCGGCATTGGTTGGCTCGGGCCAATCAACAACTGGCCCAGACCACTCCCGCCGTCACTGAGCGGACCGAGACCAGCCATGGCCGCAACGAATGGCGGCAGGCAGAGGTCGTGGTGGCGGCTGAACCAATGATGCCGGGGCACAAGGCCTTCATCCGCATCACCAGCCGGCGCGATCAGGCCGAGCCGCTGACGCGCCTGTTCATGGCCTCAACGCTGCTGTCGCCACAGCAGGCGATCGACCTCACCAGAGCCCATTGGCAGATCGAGAACGCACTGCACTGGATGCTCAACGTTCATCTGCACGAGGACCTCAGTCGTGCCCGCAAGGACAACGCTCCCGCCAACACCGCCCTCATCAACCGCATCGCCAGAAATATCCTTCAGGCCGCCGACATCGACAAAGTCCCCATTAGCCACCGCATCAAGAAATGCGCTTGGAATGACGACTATCTCATCCAGGCAATCGCTCATATGCGATAGCCCTGCCCACAAGGGGGAGGTAGGGAGCCCAGCTTTGCGGCATCTCCACAAGAGCGCTGTCGGGCGGCAGT is a genomic window of Mesorhizobium huakuii containing:
- a CDS encoding DUF4170 domain-containing protein, which translates into the protein MTAEDGKKQLLHLVFGGELKKLGGTEFRDLDGLDIVGIYPDYQSAHTAWKAKAQASVDNAHMRYFVVHLHRLLDPDNKAVG
- a CDS encoding lysophospholipid acyltransferase family protein, whose protein sequence is MEHDLAKGPASEAAPTGRGGSRATKAFWRKVREPLAQSRFVKNAIASLLAQFVRLVRLTSPLVAGSARFSGGAYAEFEPGIIALWHGQHLLTPAYYPKRKPLVAMVSRSADAELNALMLEKFGIEAVRGSGGRDNARHLDKGGAKALIALKKSLTAGKNVAMIADIPHGTPRDAGLGIVLLARLSGRPLLPVAIATSRRKVLEKSWDKTTINLPFGRSAVTIGAPIFVAPDADDAEMERKRQEVTTALNAATAEAYRLVDGRR
- the waaA gene encoding lipid IV(A) 3-deoxy-D-manno-octulosonic acid transferase — encoded protein: MSGRWARAMLTAYRFAGAAAYPLVGPYVAWRTSRGKEDRNRRRERYGVAGRPRPEGPVIWIHAASVGETIAVVPLVESILDYGVNIVLTTGTVTSAQVADERLGDRIIHQYVPLDLKPAVSRFLDHWRPDLAIIAESEIWPMTILELGARHVPQVLVNGRLSDRSFTSWKKRANIAEALFENLAHVVAQSDVDGERFRALGARPVTVSGNLKVDTNPPPVDERVLASLQRQIGARPTWAAISTHDGEEVVAAEVHATLHKRHHGLLTIVVPRHPDRAEALAAQISGMGLKVARRSKGDRIGPDTDILLGDTIGEMGLYLRLTEIAFVGRSLTSEGGQNPLEPAMLDTAVLAGRNVQNFREAYQRLIDSGGAKLVRDRDMLAGAVNFLLTNEVARHEMMAAGIATVDEMRGALARTLKSLEPYIQPLVVKSRLKGANGR
- the lpxK gene encoding tetraacyldisaccharide 4'-kinase, coding for MASEAPPFWWEEPDWKVLALSPLSAVYAMVAGRGMRRARREKIEAPVLCIGNFTVGGTGKTPVAIALAQQAKRMQLKPGILSRGHGGSFAEPHVVDADHDAAKHVGDEPLLLAEHAPVAVTPNRAAGARLLLEKHGCDFLIMDDGFQSARIHIDYALIVVDARYGIGNGRVIPGGPLRAKIVDQLVFTSGLLKMGEGTAADAVVRQAARAGRPIFEAHTEPSSKTGLAGKRFLAFAGIGHPDKFFDTVRTAGGEVVLSKPFPDHHFYAEDELAELAATARAEGLGLITTAKDAARLRHGASQDFLDKLEVLEIGTVFELDQVPERIIEETLDAWRQRKLRG
- a CDS encoding DUF2093 domain-containing protein; amino-acid sequence: MMNRFEGPGGKEARIRYLDGDFQVTSPGSFVRCAVTGENIPLDELKYWSVARQEPYANATASLRREIEMHPELRKRS
- a CDS encoding LysR family transcriptional regulator, which produces MDHSSDTMVPLETLRAFDAAARTGSFSAAAEKLNITHGAVSRQIAKLEDWLGLKVFDRGARGVSLTIEGNRLHLRTSEAFALISSHSDRWVEPRGTAVVRLTSIPSVSGLWLMPRMAALESNPTKLRIVLDVDIRQADLADEGIDLSIRCGRGGIPGRVSVQLFEEHVFPVASPELAREIGRGDPARLLKFPLINDSDASGWRAWFAAQGMDYRPRPQDRRFEDYNLVLDAAAYGLGIALARPPLTGHQLQSGRITAVDERTALNPVSYWLDRPLGRPRAAAADLARRIAQQAGLAPDKIEAFIEAER
- a CDS encoding DMT family transporter, which gives rise to MSAMTGTLNQTQRMDTTAAIAVALTVVGWASAFPAIRAGLAAFGPLELGALRFAIAAVPAAIFLAVKRPALPRLDELWRLAFGGAIFVALYTVMLNFGELTVSAGAAGFIINVSPIFTAIMAMALLCERFSGWAWFGTAISFAGIGIIAVADGNGLHFNAGALLVLGSALCSAVNTIVQKPLFARHHPLTISASNMILGALCLSPFLPSGFAQAAVANTAGLGAVIFLGIVPSLIAYAAWATALSRLPAARASNFLYLVSPMSALIGFFWLGEVPTLLGILGGALALGGVIVVNLKR
- a CDS encoding ISAs1 family transposase, with product MTAITSLESYFGTVPDPRAANATHRLGDLIVMMIAASLCGATSATEFSLFAQERKQALSRLIDYEEAPSHDTFSRLLRLLDPEALGRAFAAFAAGFAQARQGVVALDGKALRRAYEKGLAASPPLTVSAFASQTRLCLAAVSPGDEDNEVEAALKVVELIDLTGRLVTADALHCHTRMAKAIIQRGGDYLLALKGNRRHWLARANQQLAQTTPAVTERTETSHGRNEWRQAEVVVAAEPMMPGHKAFIRITSRRDQAEPLTRLFMASTLLSPQQAIDLTRAHWQIENALHWMLNVHLHEDLSRARKDNAPANTALINRIARNILQAADIDKVPISHRIKKCAWNDDYLIQAIAHMR